DNA from Microvirga ossetica:
GGGCGAGGTTGCCGCGCAGAACGGCGAGCGTCTTGCCGCGCGAAAGCGGCACGACCGGATTGTCTTCGCCCCGGATGACATCGTCGTTCCAACACTCGGCTCCGGCGATGCTCTCGCCCAGCGTCCTGCCGTTCACGGTCATGGCATCCGGATCGAGATGCCGCTCCAGCTTCCTGAGCAGTGCCGGCAATCCGCCTGCGAAGTAGAAATCCTCCATCAGGTATTCGCCGGACGGGAAGAGATTGGCGCAGACCGGCACCTTGCCTGCCATGTCGGACATGTCGTCGAGCGTCAGATCGATGCCGGCCCGGCGTGCCATGGCGATCAGATGCACGGCAGCATTGGTCGAGCCCCCGAGCGCCATGTAGGCAACAAGACCGTTGCGGAAGCTGCGGGCATCGAGAAAGCGGGACGGCTTCCAATCCTGCCAGATCATCTCCACGATGCGCTCGCCACAGGCCGAGGCCATTCGCGGATGGCCGCTATCGGCCGCCGGGATCGACGACGCGCCAGGGAGCGTCAGGCCCATGGCATCGACGATCGACGTCATCGTGGATGCCGTGCCCATGGTGTTGCAGGTGCCGATGGAGCGGGTCATCCGGCTTTCCAGGTCGACCCAATCGGCTTGCGTGATATTGCCGGCGCGAAGCTCGTCCCAGTATTTCTTGGTATGGGTTCCGGCTCCGGTCTTCTGGCCGCGCCATTGCCCGTTCGACATCGGCCCCGCCGGACAGTAGATCACCGGAATGTCCATGCTGATCGCCCCCATGAGGAGGCCTGGCGTGGACTTGTCGCAGCCACCCAGCAGCACGGCCCCGTCGATGGGGTGCGAGCGCAGGAGCTCTTCCACCTCCATCGCGAGAAAGTTGCGATAGAGCATGGTGGTGGGCTTCACCATCACCTCTCCGACCGACAGGGCCGGCAGCTCCACCGGATAGCCGCCTGCCTGCCAGACGCCGCGCTTCACAGCCTCCGCACGGTCGCGCAGATGCGAGTGGCAGGGGCTCAGGTCGCTCCAGGTGTTGACGATCGCAACGACCGGCTTTCCGAGAAACTCCTCCCGGCGCAGGCCCATCTGCTGAGTGCGCTGGCGATGCGCAAAGCCGCGCATGTCGTCGGAGGCATACCAGCGCTGGCTCCGCAGTTCCCCGATCGGTCGGCGTGTCATCTCGAAAATCCTTATCCCTTGATGCCGCCGGAGGTCAGACCGGATACGACACGCTCCTGGAAGATCACGATCAGGACCGCGACGGGCACGATGCCGACGACGAGCGCCGCCGAGATCACCGGCCAGGGGAACGCGAACTCGCCCTGATAGAGCGTGATACCGACGGGAAGCGTGCGCAGCATCGGGTTGGAGTTGAACGAAAGCGCGAGCAGGAACTCGTCCCAGGCGTTGACGAAGGCAAGGATGCCCGCTGTGAAGACGCCCGGCGCCGACAACGGCACCACGACCTTGAACAGCGCACCGAGGCGGGTGCAGCCGTCGATCATCGCCGAGTTCTCGAGATCGCGCGGAATGCCCTCGAAGAACGAGACCAGGATCAGCGTGCAGACGGGGAGGCTCAGGACCGTATAGGGAAGGATCAATGCGATCCACGTGTTGAGCAGACCGAGCGCTCGCATGATCTCGAAGAGCGGCACGAGCAGCGTGACCAGCGGGAAGGTCGAGACTGCAATGATGGCCGACAGGATCAGGTCGCGCCCACGGATCTGGAGCCGGGCCAATGCGTAGGCCGCAAGGACGGCGATGAAAAGCGTCAATGCGGTCGAAAGGATTGCGACCATGAAGCTGTTGAACAGGAACAGCAGCAGGGGCTGGTCTGTGAAGGCGCGCAGATAGTTCGCGAGTGTCGGCGCATGCGGAAGCCAGGTGATCGGCTTGGCGGTCAGCTCGGCTTCGGTCTTGAGCGACGTGAACAGGATC
Protein-coding regions in this window:
- the araD gene encoding L-arabinonate dehydratase; translation: MTRRPIGELRSQRWYASDDMRGFAHRQRTQQMGLRREEFLGKPVVAIVNTWSDLSPCHSHLRDRAEAVKRGVWQAGGYPVELPALSVGEVMVKPTTMLYRNFLAMEVEELLRSHPIDGAVLLGGCDKSTPGLLMGAISMDIPVIYCPAGPMSNGQWRGQKTGAGTHTKKYWDELRAGNITQADWVDLESRMTRSIGTCNTMGTASTMTSIVDAMGLTLPGASSIPAADSGHPRMASACGERIVEMIWQDWKPSRFLDARSFRNGLVAYMALGGSTNAAVHLIAMARRAGIDLTLDDMSDMAGKVPVCANLFPSGEYLMEDFYFAGGLPALLRKLERHLDPDAMTVNGRTLGESIAGAECWNDDVIRGEDNPVVPLSRGKTLAVLRGNLAPNGAVMKSSAASPKFLKHVGPALVFDNPAEMNRTIDDPDLDITEDTVIVLRNAGPVGAPGMPEWGNLPIPKKLLKQGVRDMVRICDGRMSGTHYGTCILHVAPEAAVGGPLGLLKTGDLVELDVAAGRLDMRVDEAELERRRAEWKPTAHLYSRSFAALYQRHVSQADEGCDFDFLSTPDPVVEPSIF
- a CDS encoding carbohydrate ABC transporter permease, which gives rise to MSHDMTANRSLLSGKPLRILIGCILVVNGMFPALWILFTSLKTEAELTAKPITWLPHAPTLANYLRAFTDQPLLLFLFNSFMVAILSTALTLFIAVLAAYALARLQIRGRDLILSAIIAVSTFPLVTLLVPLFEIMRALGLLNTWIALILPYTVLSLPVCTLILVSFFEGIPRDLENSAMIDGCTRLGALFKVVVPLSAPGVFTAGILAFVNAWDEFLLALSFNSNPMLRTLPVGITLYQGEFAFPWPVISAALVVGIVPVAVLIVIFQERVVSGLTSGGIKG